AAACTTACAAATCAAGTAATAGTTAATCTTACAATAGCAGCAGTATCTGAAGCATTTGTACTTGCAGCCAAAGCAGGAGCAGACCCAGAAAAAGTGTACAAAGCAATAAGAGGAGGTCTAGCTGGCAGTACAATATTGGATGCAAAAATACCAATGATTATGAATCGTGATTTTAAACCAGGTGGAAAAATATCTATCAATCTAAAAGATATAAAAAATGTAATGCAGACAGCACATAATTTGGATGTGCCATTACCTATGACAAGTCAGCTATTAGAAATTATGCAAACATTAAAGGTTCATGGACATTTAGAAGATGACCATGGTGGAATAGCTCAATATTTTGAAAAATTAGCGGGTGTTGAAATAAAGAAGCACAATAACTAATGGCAAATATATTGATGTGATAGTAGGTATGTATTGTTAAAATCAGATTATATTATACAAATACAATAGAGTTATAGTATCATAATAAAATGAAAAATAAGATAAATAGATAATAAAGTAAATTATAAAGGGGAAAAGATTATGATTACAGGATATGGACTTTTGATAGCATTTATTATATCTATAGGAATTTTACTTGTGTCAATTATTAAGTTTAAAGTAAATCCATTTTTGGCATTACTTATAACATCTATAATTACAGGATTTATGGTCAAGATGCCTATAAATGAAATTTCAACTACAATATCAACTGGATTTGGAAATACATTAGGTAGTATTGGTATTGTAATTGGGCTTGGAATAATATTTGGAAATATACTTTCAGAATCAAGAGCAACAGAATCTATTGCCAAAGGATTGTTGGCTAGAACTGGAGAGAAAAATAGTGCATTAGCTATAACTACAGCAGGCTTTTTAATTTCAATTCCAGTTTTTATGGATGCAGCATTTGTTATAATGATGCCTATAGTTAAATATGTTTCAAGAGTAACTAAGAAATCTCTTATGGTTTTTGTGTGTGCATTAGGAGTTGGTACAATAGTAGGTCATGCACTTGTAATACCAACACCAGGGCCTTTAGCTGTTGCAGCAAATGTAAATGCAAATGTAGGTAGTTTTATACTTTATTCTATAATTGTTGCATTTCCAGCAGCCCTTGCAGGAGGATGGATTTATGGAAAACGTTTTGAAAGATATCCAGCTTATGCAATTGATGAAGACAATAGAGAAAAAAATTTAGAACAAGGAAAAGAGAGTGTTGAACTTAAAGATGATAACTCTGATAAAGTACCAGGTTTTGGAGTTTCTATGTTTTCTTTATTATTTCCAATACTTCTTATACTTGTATCAAATGTATTTAGTATGTTTTTAGAAAAAGGTTCTAAAATGAGTGGAATACTTGCATTTATAGGAGATAAGAATATAGCAATATTGCTTGGAATATTGGTAGCAATAGTATTTTTAAAGAAGTACATAAGTAAACCTATGGGAGAGGTTGTTATTGAAGCTGCTGATTCAGCAGGATTGATATTATTAATAACAGGCTCAGGGGGAGCCTTTGGTAGTGTTATAAATGCTAGTGGAATAGGGAACTTCTTAGTTGATACTATGTCTGGTCTTAGTATATCAGTTGTAGTACTTGGATTCTTACTAAGTGCATTACTTAGAATTTCTCAAGGTTCTGCTACTGTAGCACTAGTAACTACATCATCAATTTTAGGACCTACAATTTTAGCAACTGGTATGTCACCAGTTTTAGTAGGGCTTGCTATATGTGCTGGTGGTGTTGGTTTTTCTCTTCCAAATGATTCTGGTTTCTGGGTACTTTCAAGATTTAGTGGATTGTCAGTTAAAGATACTTTAAATTCATGGACAACAGGGGGTACAATCGCTGGTGTTACAGCATTTGTAATGGTTTTATTACTTAGCGTCATAAATGGTATTGTACCACTTCCAGGATTATAAAAAATATAAATATTAAATACATGTATACTGTAATAAATTACATAAAGGGGGATTTTTAGTGAGAGAAGTCAATGCAATTAACATAGATATACTTGACACTTTTAAGACTGTAGATGAAGATAAATTAAATAAGTTACTTGTAAATGAACTTAAAAATTTAAATAGAAAGATTATTGTATTAGATGATGACCCAACTGGAGTACAAACAGTTCATGATGTTTCTGTGTATACTGATTGGGATAAGAATAGCATAGAACAAGGTTTTGATGAAGAAAATAGTATGTTTTTTATACTTACTAACTCAAGGGGATTTACGGTTGCTCAAACGACAGAAGTGCATAAGGAAATTTCAAAAAATATTGTAGATATTTCTCAAAAATTTAATAAGGATTTCATTATCATAAGCCGTAGTGATTCCACAATGAGAGGGCATTATCCTCTTGAAACTAATCTGTTGAAAAATGAGGTAGAAAAATTATCAGGAAAACTATTTGATGGTGAAATAATAATGCCATTTTTCAAAGAAGGTGGAAGATTTACCATAGACAATGTACATTATGTAAAAGAAGGGGAGATGCTTGTACCAGCAGGAATGACTGAATTTGCAAAAGATAAATCCTTTGGCTATAAATCTTCTGATATAGGAAAATGGTGTGAAGAAAAAACAAATGGAGAGTATAAATCTAGTGATATGATATACATTTCATTAGATGAACTTAGAAGTTTAAATATTGATAGTATAACAGAAAAGCTTAAAATGGCTAAGAACTTCAATAAAATCATTGTGAATGCAATAGATTATATGGATGTAAAGGTATTTACAATTGCGTTTATACGTGCAGTAAACAGTGGGAAAGAATTTATATTTAGAAGTGCTGCTGCTATAACAAAGGTACTTGGAGGGGTAAGTGATAAGGACTTACTTACTAAAGATGAATTAGTATCAAAAGATAA
This sequence is a window from Clostridioides difficile. Protein-coding genes within it:
- a CDS encoding GntP family permease → MITGYGLLIAFIISIGILLVSIIKFKVNPFLALLITSIITGFMVKMPINEISTTISTGFGNTLGSIGIVIGLGIIFGNILSESRATESIAKGLLARTGEKNSALAITTAGFLISIPVFMDAAFVIMMPIVKYVSRVTKKSLMVFVCALGVGTIVGHALVIPTPGPLAVAANVNANVGSFILYSIIVAFPAALAGGWIYGKRFERYPAYAIDEDNREKNLEQGKESVELKDDNSDKVPGFGVSMFSLLFPILLILVSNVFSMFLEKGSKMSGILAFIGDKNIAILLGILVAIVFLKKYISKPMGEVVIEAADSAGLILLITGSGGAFGSVINASGIGNFLVDTMSGLSISVVVLGFLLSALLRISQGSATVALVTTSSILGPTILATGMSPVLVGLAICAGGVGFSLPNDSGFWVLSRFSGLSVKDTLNSWTTGGTIAGVTAFVMVLLLSVINGIVPLPGL
- a CDS encoding hydroxyacid dehydrogenase, encoding MREVNAINIDILDTFKTVDEDKLNKLLVNELKNLNRKIIVLDDDPTGVQTVHDVSVYTDWDKNSIEQGFDEENSMFFILTNSRGFTVAQTTEVHKEISKNIVDISQKFNKDFIIISRSDSTMRGHYPLETNLLKNEVEKLSGKLFDGEIIMPFFKEGGRFTIDNVHYVKEGEMLVPAGMTEFAKDKSFGYKSSDIGKWCEEKTNGEYKSSDMIYISLDELRSLNIDSITEKLKMAKNFNKIIVNAIDYMDVKVFTIAFIRAVNSGKEFIFRSAAAITKVLGGVSDKDLLTKDELVSKDNTNGGIILVGSHVNKTTQQLEELKNCKHPIEFIEFNQHLVLQENGLKNEVKRVIQVVEEKITNGKTVAVYTRRERFDLDTNDKDKQLMVSVEISDAVTSIVGMLNVRPNFIIAKGGITSSDVGTKALKVKKATVMGQIKPGIPVWMTGEESKFPNMPYIIFPGNVGEVSTLREAVEVLMG